The Seleniivibrio woodruffii region GAAACGAATAATACATGAAGCATGTAGTCAAGCTCAGATTGTGTCTCAACACCGCATGTATTCCAGAATGCTTTGGTTCTGTTGAGCTTTGCAGTGAGATCCTCTTCTGAATCACAGATGAGCATCAGCTGAGGTATGATATGCAAAAATGTGTTTCCTTCTTCATACTGATTCGCAACCCACATGTTCTCTTCTCTGCGGTTTCCGGTTGATACCATCATGCTGTCCATGTTGCCCTCTTTTGCGGCACCACGGGCTGTAGTCGAGTTATGAAGTGCTTTCGCACCCAGTTTTGACCGAAGATTACTGTCAGTGATAATATTTACCGTAAACACGTAGGGACACTGGATCTGATTGATATCATTTTCAATTGCAGTTGCCCCACGGGTAATAAACCCTGCAAGGTCATTGGCAAACATATTGTCTATGTTTCTGGGGAGTTTTTTAGGAGTTATCACACCAAAAAACTTATTGCCGAATCTGATTGAATATTTTTGTCTTTCTATCTCAGTATCAGCAAAAATTATCTGCTTGCAGATAGGCATTTCATCCACATGGTTCTGGTATCTGTCAGGGTTAAGCTCAGGGTTACATAACCTGTACATAGAAGTGATGAGCATGTCAGGTTTCAGCGGCTTAGGATTAAGAGACTTCAAACCTTCCGCAACATTTGAAATCACATCAGAGTATTTTTGGATCTCAACAAGGTAGGACTTAATATTTGAAACATCGGACTTGACCGGAACTTTTATTGAGATGAACAGCCTGAAATTTCTAAGCGGAGTACCGGAAAGCTGCCACATTCCTTTAAGCCCGTCATTAAGGAAGTTAGTATAGTTTTCGGTTACTTCTTTGTATAAATCCTCTTTGGCGGCATCTCTTAAATCCTTATAAGCATAAACTATTTCATTTATATAGGAATCAGCGTAAAGCATGAACTGGAATACCGTATGATGAGGCATTTGCGACCTCAAAAGTGAGGATATCGTGTCAAAGATGCTGTCCCCTGCAAACAGCACAGGATTACATTCCCATATCCACCCGACACTCCCGTCTTTTAGAAAATAGTGTCTTGTCTCCTCATCATACGATACCCATGGCAGAAGGTCTGAAAACTTTTGACGTGTCAGGTCAATATCCATCTTTTCCAGACCGCCGTGTATCCCCTGAAAAAACTCTTTTATGCAGCTGAGCATTACTGTGCCTGTCCGTCTTTAATTTCTACCTGTTTGTCATCGACAATGAGATAATCGCCAAGTAACCAGTCAGACTTCTGTAGAATCATATATACTCGTCTCAACATGTTGAGCCTGCCTTTGGAATCCTCATATGGAAGAATAGTAACCTTAAGAATCTTTGGCTTTGATGTTACTGGTGTGCTATCAGAATTTACCTTAATACCGTATGAGGTGAGTTCTTCTGCCAGAAGTTTCTGTTCATTCTTTTTGAAATCCAGATATTTTTTTGCATCTTTTGACACCATAACACGGTCTGTATCAGCAGGTTTATAGTTGCAGGGTTCATCAGTATCGCATTTAACGAAAAGTTCCTGTTGAACAACAGAGTCAGGTTCAGCGGCGATAACCGTGTCTACCTCCGTAGCATCCGTTTTATCGTCTTTCTCTATAGCGTATTCTATATTGCTGGAAACCGGCTTACATGCTCTGCCAGCGTTTTTATATCCTTCACAGGTAAATTTTGAGTCATAAACACAGCCGGAAAGTATAGAAAGCAAACCGGCAAAAACTATTATTTTATATCTGTCCATTCCCATTCCTCCGGATTAATATCCACGCCTTTATTGATTATGACCTCAACCTCACGACCGCCAAGCACCTCTATTACAGGCGAGGTATCGTTAAGTATGTCTGTGTAGTATTTTGAGAGCATTTTGAATGATTCGGAAAAGCCTGATCCGGCTCCATATTTGATAATGTCATCACCTGAGATTGCTGTGGTTGTGGTTCCTGTCATTCCTGAAATAGTGCTGGTCTGGTTTGCTAAGCTGAATGCCTCTCCCATACCCTGCAAAAATGACGCAACAAATGCTGCGGCCATAATCTGCCCCTGTTTGGAGACAACTCTTCCTGCAAGCCCAATGATACCGTCCTCTCCCTGCACAAAGCCTGAGACAGGGACATCAATCACTGAAATATTATTTTCTGAAAGGCATGAGATATTATTAAGCCTGACATTTACCCTCTCATCACTGAGATTACCGTATGCCTCTCCACCGATGAAGCAACCGCTTAAATCTTTGCGAAACTCATTAGGAAAAAAAGAAAGATCCTTCAGACGAAGGACCACAGGATACGGACTTTGTTTGCCTTTTGCCAAAGTCGGGGCATAAACTCCGGTAACTAATGTAGCTTTGAAGATACTATTGGAAGGTATCCAGTTCTGTTTTTTCTTTTTGATGTCTTTTGGCTCATCAGAGCTGCTGTTTGTCTTATCAGCAATGCTCATGAAGCCTATTTTGGATACAACCTTTTCTGTGGGTTTTGCCGGAGCTTGAGACTGATATTGATTATTTTCCTGATATTTTGACTGAGGATACGCATCTTTTATTTCATCAGGGATAGGAACGTCTTTCAGAACATTAAATAGCATCGGTCTATTATACTTCGCAGCATCTTCAGCGGCGGTTTTTTGCTGTTCCTCCTGCTGACTTTGTTCTGATTGCTGTGTTTTACCGCTTTCAAGATCGTCTATGCGTTTCATCATCGCATCGAGTTTTTTATCAAAACCGACTTTCAAACTTGTATTTTTATCATTTTCAGTGAAATCGGTTGTTTGTACCGTCTGCTGCTGAGCATTCTCATTTTTAGTTTTACCTACGTTGGCAGCACGATATAAAAGCAGAAAAATAACAGCGAACAAAAGCATGGAAGCCACAACAACAAGCTGTTTCTTGGTTTTGGGCGATAAAGCGTTAAACCTTTCTTTCAGAGTCTTCTGCTTCATCGGGCAACTCCCTCAACAACATATGCGGTGGTTGTTCCGGAAAAGACTGGACTCATTATTGCAACCGCTTTAACGTTCTTAAACATCTTAAGCTTAATCAGTTCTGTGTCTATGATGCTTACTTGCTTATCTGAACGAAGAACGAGTTCTCTGACTCTGAAGCCACCTCCAGAAATCTCTTTTACAGCGGTAATCTGAATATCTTTATATGTCTCTTGAAGATCAGTGTCTGAGAGTTTGAAGCCTTTAGGAACTGTATTGTGAATAATTGCACCTATGAGATCCAGCATCAGCTCATCATATGATTTTGAGACTGTATATTCTGCAGCCTTCTTCATATCAGATGAAGTGTCA contains the following coding sequences:
- the traV gene encoding type IV conjugative transfer system lipoprotein TraV → MDRYKIIVFAGLLSILSGCVYDSKFTCEGYKNAGRACKPVSSNIEYAIEKDDKTDATEVDTVIAAEPDSVVQQELFVKCDTDEPCNYKPADTDRVMVSKDAKKYLDFKKNEQKLLAEELTSYGIKVNSDSTPVTSKPKILKVTILPYEDSKGRLNMLRRVYMILQKSDWLLGDYLIVDDKQVEIKDGQAQ
- a CDS encoding TraB/VirB10 family protein, which codes for MKQKTLKERFNALSPKTKKQLVVVASMLLFAVIFLLLYRAANVGKTKNENAQQQTVQTTDFTENDKNTSLKVGFDKKLDAMMKRIDDLESGKTQQSEQSQQEEQQKTAAEDAAKYNRPMLFNVLKDVPIPDEIKDAYPQSKYQENNQYQSQAPAKPTEKVVSKIGFMSIADKTNSSSDEPKDIKKKKQNWIPSNSIFKATLVTGVYAPTLAKGKQSPYPVVLRLKDLSFFPNEFRKDLSGCFIGGEAYGNLSDERVNVRLNNISCLSENNISVIDVPVSGFVQGEDGIIGLAGRVVSKQGQIMAAAFVASFLQGMGEAFSLANQTSTISGMTGTTTTAISGDDIIKYGAGSGFSESFKMLSKYYTDILNDTSPVIEVLGGREVEVIINKGVDINPEEWEWTDIK